The Mustela lutreola isolate mMusLut2 chromosome 3, mMusLut2.pri, whole genome shotgun sequence genome includes a region encoding these proteins:
- the LOC131827672 gene encoding zinc finger protein 670-like translates to MDSVAFEDVTVKFTMKEWALLDPSQKKLYRDVMQETFRNLASIVCGSEEKWDIHDSEDQNENHGTDLSSQMVERLHKSKECSQYEEIFS, encoded by the coding sequence ATGGACTCAGTGGCCTTTGAGGATGTGACTGTGAAGTTCACCATGAAGGAGTGGGCTCTCCTAGATCCCTCCCAGAAGAAACTCTACAGAGATGTGATGCAGGAAACCTTCAGGAACCTGGCCTCAATAGTTTGTGGTTCAGAGGAAAAATGGGATATCCATGACAGTGAAGATCAGAATGAAAATCATGGGACAGATCTAAGCAGTCAAATGGTAGAAAGACTCCATAAAAGCAAAGAATGTAGTCAGTATGAAGAAATCTTCAGCTAG